A window of Streptomyces sp. SAI-127 contains these coding sequences:
- a CDS encoding S8 family serine peptidase: MSAPHSRHRRALAIPLGMAMATAMAFLPGATASAAGLPGTAAGVTGAVSDVLAAADADGTALSYVVNVRPGHGPSAQVKKAIAAAGGTIVTSYDQIGVIVVHSSNADFAKTIRKVRGVESAGNTRNAPLPAQSTTDEGTPKALDSAQLAAAQAAADAGQDPLESLQWDLPAIKADKAHEKSLGSSKVTVAVIDTGVDDTHPDLAPNFDRAASVNCVTGKPDTADGAWRPSAAESPHGTHVAGEIAAAKNGVGMTGVAPGVKVAGIKVSTTAGYFYTEAVVCGFVWAATHGVDVTNNSYYTDPWYFNCTDDPDQKALVDAITRATRYAEKKGVVNVAAAGNENYDLAADEITDPVSPNDGTPSDRVIDPSKCFDIPTQLPGVVTVASTGAKGIKSSFSNHGLGVIDVAAPGGDSTAYQTPQPPATSGLILGTLPGGKWGYMAGTSMASPHAAAVAALIKSTHPYAPPALVKALLYAEADATPCTDPYDINGDGKVDAVCEGSTNRNGFYGWGTVDALDAVTK, encoded by the coding sequence ATGTCAGCGCCCCACTCGCGCCATCGTCGCGCGCTCGCGATCCCGCTCGGTATGGCCATGGCGACGGCCATGGCGTTCCTGCCGGGCGCCACGGCGTCCGCGGCCGGCCTGCCCGGCACCGCGGCCGGTGTCACCGGTGCCGTCAGCGACGTCCTCGCCGCCGCCGACGCGGACGGGACGGCGCTCAGCTACGTCGTCAACGTCCGCCCGGGGCACGGTCCTTCCGCCCAGGTGAAGAAGGCCATCGCCGCGGCGGGCGGCACGATCGTGACGTCGTACGACCAGATCGGCGTGATCGTCGTCCACTCGTCGAACGCCGACTTCGCCAAGACGATCCGCAAGGTCCGCGGGGTCGAGTCGGCGGGCAACACGCGCAACGCGCCGCTGCCCGCGCAGTCGACGACCGACGAGGGGACGCCGAAGGCGCTCGACTCGGCGCAGCTGGCCGCCGCGCAGGCCGCCGCCGACGCCGGCCAGGACCCGCTGGAGTCGTTGCAGTGGGACCTGCCCGCCATCAAGGCGGACAAGGCGCACGAGAAGTCGCTCGGCAGCAGCAAGGTGACCGTCGCCGTGATCGACACCGGCGTGGACGACACCCACCCGGACCTGGCGCCGAACTTCGACCGTGCCGCGTCGGTCAACTGCGTGACGGGAAAGCCGGACACCGCCGACGGGGCGTGGCGGCCGAGCGCCGCGGAGAGCCCGCACGGCACGCACGTGGCGGGGGAGATCGCGGCCGCCAAGAACGGCGTCGGTATGACGGGGGTCGCGCCCGGCGTGAAGGTGGCGGGCATCAAGGTGTCCACGACCGCCGGCTACTTCTACACGGAGGCCGTGGTCTGCGGCTTCGTGTGGGCGGCCACCCATGGGGTCGACGTCACCAACAACAGCTATTACACCGACCCTTGGTACTTCAACTGCACCGACGACCCGGACCAGAAGGCCCTCGTGGACGCCATCACCCGGGCCACGCGGTACGCGGAGAAGAAGGGCGTCGTCAATGTCGCGGCGGCCGGCAACGAGAACTACGACCTCGCGGCCGACGAGATCACCGACCCGGTCTCGCCGAACGACGGCACGCCCTCGGACCGGGTGATCGACCCGTCGAAGTGCTTCGACATACCGACCCAGCTGCCGGGTGTGGTGACGGTCGCGTCGACCGGCGCCAAGGGCATCAAGTCGTCGTTCTCCAACCACGGCCTGGGTGTCATCGACGTCGCCGCGCCCGGCGGTGACTCGACGGCCTACCAGACGCCCCAGCCGCCCGCGACCAGCGGGCTCATCCTGGGCACGCTGCCCGGCGGCAAGTGGGGCTACATGGCCGGTACGTCGATGGCCTCGCCGCACGCCGCGGCCGTGGCCGCCCTGATCAAGTCGACGCACCCGTACGCTCCGCCGGCCCTGGTGAAGGCGCTGCTGTACGCAGAGGCCGACGCCACGCCGTGCACGGATCCCTACGACATCAACGGCGACGGCAAGGTCGACGCGGTGTGCGAGGGGTCCACGAACCGCAACGGCTTCTACGGCTGGGGCACGGTGGACGCACTGGACGCGGTGACGAAGTAG
- a CDS encoding cation acetate symporter, producing MSPAITLAAGEASEHRGLIISLFAVFVLATLVITVWAGRQTKDASDFYAGGRQFTGFQNGLAVSGDYMSAASFLGIAGAIALFGYDGFLYSIGFLVAWLVALLLVAEPLRNSGRYTMGDVLAYRMRQRPVRTAAGTSTIVVSIFYLLAQMAGAGVLVSLLLGITSDGGKIGIVALVGVLMIVYVTIGGMKGTTWVQMVKAVLLIAGALLLTFLVLLKFNFNISDLLGSAADNSAKGSAFLEPGLKYGATSTTKLDFISLGIALVLGTAGLPHILIRFYTVPTAKAARKSVIWAIGLIGAFYLMTLALGFGAAALIKPDEIIASNKAGNTAAPLLALHLGGVDSNWGAILLATISAVAFATILAVVAGLTLASSSSFAHDIYANVIKRGQATEKQEMSAARWATVGIGAVSILLGALARDLNVAGLVALAFAVAASANLPTIIYSLFWKRFTTSGALWSIYGGLVTAVGLVLFSPVVSGKPTSMFPDVDFHWFPLENPGLISIPVGFLLGIIGTYLSKEEPDKGKFAELEVRSLTGTGAH from the coding sequence ATGAGCCCCGCGATCACCCTGGCGGCCGGCGAGGCCAGCGAGCACCGAGGGCTGATCATCAGCCTGTTCGCGGTCTTCGTCCTCGCGACCCTCGTCATCACGGTCTGGGCCGGACGCCAGACCAAGGACGCCTCCGACTTCTACGCGGGCGGCCGCCAGTTCACCGGCTTCCAGAACGGCCTCGCCGTCTCCGGCGACTACATGTCCGCCGCGTCCTTCCTCGGCATCGCGGGCGCCATCGCCCTCTTCGGCTACGACGGCTTCCTGTACTCCATCGGCTTCCTGGTCGCCTGGCTCGTCGCCCTGCTCCTGGTCGCCGAACCGCTGCGCAACTCCGGCCGCTACACGATGGGCGACGTCCTCGCGTACCGGATGCGCCAGCGCCCGGTCCGCACGGCGGCCGGCACCTCCACCATCGTGGTGTCGATCTTCTACCTGCTTGCCCAGATGGCGGGCGCGGGCGTCCTGGTCTCCCTGCTGCTCGGCATCACCAGCGACGGCGGCAAGATCGGCATCGTCGCCCTGGTCGGCGTCCTGATGATCGTGTACGTCACCATCGGCGGCATGAAAGGCACCACCTGGGTCCAGATGGTCAAGGCGGTCCTGCTGATCGCCGGCGCCCTGCTGCTGACCTTCCTGGTCCTGCTGAAGTTCAACTTCAACATCTCCGACCTGCTGGGCTCGGCCGCCGACAACAGCGCCAAGGGCTCGGCCTTCCTGGAGCCCGGTCTGAAGTACGGCGCGACCAGCACCACCAAGCTGGACTTCATCTCGCTCGGCATCGCCCTGGTCCTCGGCACCGCCGGCCTGCCGCACATCCTGATCCGCTTCTACACGGTGCCGACCGCCAAGGCCGCCCGTAAGTCGGTCATCTGGGCCATCGGCCTCATCGGCGCCTTCTACCTGATGACCCTCGCCCTCGGCTTCGGCGCCGCGGCCCTGATCAAGCCGGACGAGATCATCGCCTCCAACAAGGCGGGCAACACGGCGGCGCCACTCCTGGCACTGCATCTGGGCGGCGTCGACTCCAACTGGGGCGCGATCCTGCTGGCCACCATCTCGGCGGTCGCCTTCGCCACGATCCTCGCGGTCGTCGCCGGCCTCACCCTGGCCTCCTCGTCGTCCTTCGCGCACGACATCTACGCGAACGTCATCAAGCGCGGTCAGGCCACCGAGAAGCAGGAGATGAGTGCGGCCCGCTGGGCGACCGTCGGCATCGGCGCGGTCTCCATCCTGCTGGGCGCCCTCGCCCGCGACCTCAACGTCGCAGGCCTGGTCGCGCTCGCCTTCGCGGTCGCCGCCTCGGCAAACCTGCCGACGATCATCTACAGCCTCTTCTGGAAGCGGTTCACCACCTCCGGCGCCCTGTGGTCGATCTACGGCGGCCTCGTCACGGCGGTCGGCCTGGTGCTGTTCTCGCCGGTCGTCTCCGGCAAGCCCACCTCGATGTTCCCGGACGTCGACTTCCACTGGTTCCCGCTGGAGAACCCGGGCCTCATCTCGATCCCGGTCGGTTTCCTGCTCGGCATCATCGGCACCTACCTCTCCAAGGAGGAGCCGGACAAGGGCAAGTTCGCGGAGCTGGAGGTCCGGTCGCTGACCGGTACCGGCGCCCACTGA
- a CDS encoding VIT family protein codes for MTEPTHDEAHGGTLGARLNWLRAAVLGANDGIVSTAGLVVGVAGATSDRAALLTAGLAGLLAGSMSMAAGEYVSVSTQRDSEMAALAVEKRELREQPEAELEELTDLLEERGLSRDVAREAAEQLTERDALRAHARVELGIDPDELTNPWHAAWASFLAFTAGALLPLLAIVLPPSGWRVPVTVVSVVAALVLTGWSSARLGAAAPGRAVVRNVGGGVLAMAVTYGVGMSLGAAGVS; via the coding sequence ATGACCGAACCGACGCACGACGAGGCCCACGGCGGCACGCTCGGCGCCCGCCTCAACTGGCTGCGCGCGGCCGTCCTCGGCGCCAACGACGGCATCGTCTCCACGGCGGGACTGGTCGTCGGCGTGGCCGGTGCGACGAGCGACCGCGCGGCGTTGCTGACGGCGGGTCTGGCGGGCCTGCTGGCGGGCTCGATGTCCATGGCGGCCGGGGAGTACGTGTCCGTGTCGACCCAGCGCGACTCCGAGATGGCCGCGCTGGCCGTGGAGAAAAGGGAGTTGAGGGAGCAGCCGGAGGCGGAGCTGGAGGAGTTGACGGACCTTCTGGAGGAACGGGGTCTGTCGCGCGACGTGGCCCGTGAGGCGGCGGAACAACTGACGGAACGGGACGCACTGCGGGCTCACGCGCGCGTGGAGCTCGGCATCGATCCGGACGAACTGACGAACCCCTGGCATGCGGCCTGGGCGAGCTTCCTGGCGTTCACGGCGGGGGCGTTGCTGCCCCTGCTCGCCATCGTGCTGCCACCGTCGGGATGGCGGGTGCCGGTGACCGTGGTGTCCGTGGTGGCGGCGCTGGTACTGACCGGCTGGAGCAGCGCACGGTTGGGGGCGGCGGCTCCTGGGCGGGCGGTGGTGCGGAACGTGGGGGGCGGGGTGTTGGCGATGGCGGTCACGTACGGGGTGGGGATGTCGTTGGGGGCGGCGGGGGTCAGTTGA
- a CDS encoding sterol desaturase family protein, which translates to MPNLPDVVVWSIPAFVLLTVIEMISVRVHPDEDAAGYETKDAATSIGMGLGSLGFDFLWKIPIVALYTALYELTPLRVPVLWWTVPLMLLGQDFFYYWSHRGHHVIRILWACHVVHHSSRKFNLTTALRQPWTTLTVWPFYVPLVAAGVHPAALAFCSSANLVYQFWIHTERIDKMPRWFEFVFNTPSHHRVHHASQGGYLDRNFGGILIVWDRLFGSFVAETERPVYGLTKNINTFNPIKVATHEYVAIIKDVKKARSWRERAGRVFRGPGWAPAPIPETAEETVPA; encoded by the coding sequence ATGCCGAACCTCCCCGACGTCGTGGTCTGGTCCATACCCGCCTTCGTGCTGCTCACCGTCATCGAGATGATCAGCGTCCGCGTCCATCCCGACGAGGACGCGGCCGGCTACGAGACCAAGGACGCCGCCACCAGCATCGGCATGGGACTCGGCAGCCTCGGCTTCGACTTCCTGTGGAAGATCCCGATCGTGGCCCTCTACACGGCCCTGTACGAACTCACCCCGCTCCGCGTCCCCGTCCTGTGGTGGACGGTCCCCCTGATGCTGCTCGGGCAGGACTTCTTCTACTACTGGTCCCACCGCGGCCACCACGTCATCCGCATCCTGTGGGCCTGCCACGTCGTCCACCACTCCAGCCGGAAGTTCAACCTCACCACCGCGCTGCGCCAGCCCTGGACCACGCTGACCGTCTGGCCGTTCTACGTCCCCCTCGTCGCCGCCGGCGTCCACCCGGCCGCGCTCGCCTTCTGCTCCTCGGCGAACCTCGTCTACCAGTTCTGGATCCACACCGAACGCATCGACAAGATGCCCCGCTGGTTCGAGTTCGTCTTCAACACCCCGTCCCACCACCGCGTCCACCACGCCTCCCAGGGCGGCTACCTGGACCGCAATTTCGGCGGGATCCTCATCGTCTGGGACCGGCTCTTCGGCTCGTTCGTCGCCGAGACCGAACGGCCCGTCTACGGGTTGACCAAGAACATCAACACGTTCAACCCGATCAAGGTGGCCACACATGAGTACGTGGCGATCATCAAGGACGTCAAGAAAGCACGGAGTTGGCGCGAGCGGGCGGGACGGGTCTTCAGGGGGCCGGGCTGGGCACCGGCACCGATACCGGAGACGGCCGAGGAGACCGTGCCCGCGTGA
- a CDS encoding CopD family protein yields MTLIRPTSEATDASGPTGRPGTGRAVAVLVLAVLAVAIPLFGPSAALHGTGEAAAPGAGGVALLRAVLFAALCVPLGELFVGLLARSVPAAPPDAPRSWAPGAAAAGFLAALGLASVVATGNLVPHSLSEINVGGLYESRDGKLALLEVNAFLVAGLCARSTRPAAQVWPLAAVVVAEALRAHPPTQHSPLTGSGLTLVHLTCAALWAGGLLQVLRTLRRWGPAEPGAALLGLYARVAAVLLAAITATGVWSSLRRMPPGTILEQLTDTAYGRTLLAKVLLVAVVAALALWARIRLHRAPASLTACAPARAEVVALGLVVVVSGLLTALPLPIRW; encoded by the coding sequence GTGACCTTGATAAGACCCACCTCGGAGGCGACCGACGCGAGCGGCCCCACCGGGCGTCCCGGCACCGGCCGGGCGGTCGCCGTCCTCGTCCTGGCGGTACTGGCCGTAGCGATACCGCTGTTCGGGCCGTCCGCCGCGCTGCACGGCACCGGGGAGGCCGCAGCGCCCGGGGCCGGCGGGGTGGCCCTGTTGCGGGCGGTGCTGTTCGCGGCGCTGTGTGTGCCGCTGGGCGAGCTGTTCGTGGGCCTGCTGGCCCGCTCCGTGCCCGCTGCTCCGCCGGACGCGCCGCGCTCCTGGGCACCTGGTGCGGCCGCCGCGGGTTTCCTCGCCGCGCTGGGTCTGGCGTCGGTCGTGGCGACCGGCAATCTGGTGCCGCACAGCCTTTCCGAGATCAATGTCGGCGGTCTGTACGAGTCGCGGGACGGCAAGTTGGCGCTCCTGGAGGTCAACGCGTTCCTGGTGGCCGGCCTGTGCGCCCGTTCGACCCGCCCGGCCGCCCAGGTGTGGCCGCTGGCGGCCGTGGTGGTGGCGGAGGCCCTGCGCGCGCATCCCCCGACCCAGCACAGTCCGTTGACCGGCTCCGGGCTGACGCTGGTTCATCTGACGTGCGCGGCGCTGTGGGCGGGCGGACTGCTGCAGGTGCTGCGGACGCTGCGCCGCTGGGGCCCCGCGGAGCCGGGCGCGGCGCTGCTCGGGCTCTACGCGCGTGTGGCGGCCGTTCTGCTCGCCGCCATCACCGCGACGGGTGTGTGGAGTTCGCTGCGCCGGATGCCGCCCGGCACGATTCTGGAGCAGCTGACGGACACGGCTTACGGGCGCACGCTGCTCGCCAAGGTGCTCCTCGTGGCGGTCGTCGCCGCTCTCGCCCTGTGGGCCCGGATCCGGCTGCACCGCGCCCCCGCGTCGCTGACCGCCTGTGCCCCCGCACGTGCGGAGGTCGTCGCCCTGGGACTCGTGGTCGTGGTGTCGGGGCTGCTGACGGCCCTGCCGCTGCCGATCCGCTGGTGA
- a CDS encoding DUF485 domain-containing protein, whose amino-acid sequence MSTDAPPPSKETHKLPTTEEFTEVQESAEFGELRRSYRSFAFPLTVGFIAWYLLYVLLSNYAGDFMGTKVVGNINIALVLGLAQFLTTFLIAWWYARTAAARFDPKAEAIKSRMEGGA is encoded by the coding sequence GTGTCCACCGACGCACCGCCACCCTCGAAAGAGACCCATAAACTCCCCACCACCGAGGAGTTCACCGAGGTGCAGGAGAGCGCGGAGTTCGGTGAACTGCGCCGCTCCTACCGCTCCTTCGCCTTTCCGCTGACCGTCGGCTTCATCGCCTGGTACCTGCTGTACGTCCTGCTGTCCAACTACGCGGGCGACTTCATGGGCACCAAGGTCGTCGGCAACATCAACATCGCCCTGGTCCTGGGCCTCGCCCAGTTCCTCACCACGTTCCTCATCGCCTGGTGGTACGCGCGCACCGCTGCCGCACGCTTCGACCCCAAGGCCGAGGCGATCAAGTCCCGGATGGAGGGCGGCGCATGA
- a CDS encoding lysoplasmalogenase — MPSAHGTHGTHRTRRALLAVFALAATVDLTSLATGFAPGHTVAKPLLMPLLAAYSVASAAPRLLVAALLCGWGGDVLLLSDADPAFLAGMASFAAGHVCYLALFQAYGSPRARVGRLAPAYATALVVTVVALWPDLPAGLRLPVAGYSVLLTTMACASAVRFGALTGFGGALFLLSDTLIATGVADWPQLPRPEFWIMLTYLAAQFLLASGTLRALEARPGPLATYGEMRSTTP; from the coding sequence ATCCCGAGCGCCCACGGGACCCACGGCACCCACCGCACCCGCCGTGCACTCCTCGCGGTCTTCGCCCTCGCCGCCACCGTCGACCTCACCTCCCTGGCCACCGGCTTCGCTCCCGGGCACACCGTCGCCAAGCCCCTCCTGATGCCCCTCCTGGCCGCCTACTCCGTCGCGTCCGCGGCGCCCCGGCTCCTGGTCGCCGCCCTCCTGTGCGGCTGGGGCGGCGACGTCCTGCTGCTGTCCGACGCCGACCCCGCCTTCCTCGCCGGCATGGCCTCCTTCGCGGCGGGCCACGTCTGCTACCTCGCGCTCTTCCAGGCGTACGGCAGCCCACGCGCGCGTGTCGGCCGCCTCGCGCCCGCCTACGCCACCGCGCTCGTCGTCACCGTCGTGGCCCTGTGGCCGGACCTGCCCGCAGGACTGCGATTGCCCGTCGCCGGCTACAGCGTTCTGCTCACGACCATGGCGTGCGCGTCGGCCGTGCGGTTCGGCGCGCTCACCGGCTTCGGCGGCGCGCTCTTCCTCCTCTCGGACACCCTCATCGCGACCGGCGTCGCCGACTGGCCCCAGCTGCCACGGCCCGAGTTCTGGATCATGCTCACTTATCTTGCCGCGCAGTTCCTACTGGCCAGTGGCACGCTACGAGCCCTCGAAGCGCGCCCGGGACCCCTGGCGACGTACGGTGAGATGCGCTCGACCACCCCCTGA
- a CDS encoding S8 family serine peptidase, producing the protein MSQPRSRRSIRSRNRLALAVPVVLSLTASLGFLPSAASAAPATESVAPAADATNLSYVVNTKVDHRTIASVKKAIPTAGGTVVIAYEKIGVIVVHSSAPDFAQKIRKVRGVQSAGATRTSPLTPAGTTDEGAVQVLSDAQAAKVAKSSAATPDSEPLEADQWDLRAIGADKAAKINPGSRKVTVAVIDTGVDDTHPDIAPNFSAGQSANCDGGVPDTTAGAWRPYTADDYHGTHVAGEIAAARNGVGVAGVAPGVKVSAINVTDRSNGLFYPESVVCAFVFAADHGVEITNNSYYVDPWLYNCMDDPDQRAIVDSVNRAQLYAQHKGTLSLASAGNSNHDLDSDAIVDASSPDDSTPVERTVDPHECFDVPTQLPGVVTVSATGVKNLKSYYSSYGKGVIDVAAPGGDRLYQIPDTPSQNGRILSTLPNGEYGFLQGTSMASPHAAGVAALLKSTHPKASPAQLQALLKAQADATSCPASYDQNGDGTQDAVCEGGTRANGFYGFGIVNALRAVK; encoded by the coding sequence ATGTCCCAGCCGCGTTCCAGACGTTCCATACGTTCGAGGAACCGTCTCGCGCTCGCCGTGCCCGTCGTGCTGTCCCTCACGGCCTCGCTCGGCTTCCTGCCCTCGGCGGCCTCGGCCGCCCCTGCCACGGAGTCCGTGGCACCGGCAGCGGACGCGACGAACCTGTCGTACGTCGTCAACACCAAGGTGGACCACCGCACGATCGCGTCGGTGAAGAAGGCGATACCGACGGCCGGCGGCACCGTCGTGATCGCGTACGAGAAGATCGGCGTGATCGTCGTCCACTCCTCCGCGCCGGACTTCGCCCAGAAGATCCGCAAGGTGCGCGGGGTGCAGTCGGCCGGCGCCACCCGCACCTCGCCGCTGACCCCGGCGGGCACGACGGACGAGGGCGCGGTCCAGGTGCTGTCGGACGCGCAGGCCGCGAAGGTCGCGAAGAGCTCGGCCGCCACGCCGGACAGCGAGCCTCTCGAGGCCGATCAGTGGGACCTGCGCGCGATAGGCGCCGACAAGGCCGCCAAGATCAACCCGGGCAGCCGCAAGGTGACCGTCGCCGTGATCGACACCGGCGTCGACGACACCCACCCCGACATCGCGCCCAACTTCTCCGCCGGACAGTCGGCCAACTGCGACGGCGGTGTCCCGGACACCACTGCGGGCGCCTGGCGGCCGTACACCGCGGACGACTACCACGGCACGCACGTGGCCGGTGAGATCGCCGCGGCACGCAACGGTGTCGGCGTGGCCGGGGTCGCGCCCGGCGTGAAGGTCTCGGCCATCAATGTGACCGACCGGAGCAACGGGCTCTTCTACCCGGAGAGCGTCGTGTGCGCGTTCGTGTTCGCCGCCGATCACGGCGTCGAGATCACGAACAACAGCTACTACGTTGATCCCTGGCTGTACAACTGCATGGACGATCCCGATCAGCGGGCCATCGTTGATTCGGTCAACAGGGCGCAGCTGTACGCGCAGCACAAGGGCACGCTCAGCCTGGCGTCGGCGGGCAACTCCAACCACGACCTGGACTCCGACGCGATCGTCGACGCCTCCAGCCCCGACGACTCCACTCCGGTGGAGCGCACCGTCGATCCGCACGAGTGCTTCGACGTGCCGACGCAGCTGCCCGGTGTCGTCACGGTCAGCGCGACGGGCGTCAAGAACCTCAAGTCGTACTACTCCTCGTACGGCAAGGGGGTCATCGACGTCGCGGCACCCGGTGGCGACCGGCTCTACCAGATCCCGGACACGCCGTCGCAGAACGGCCGCATCCTGTCCACCCTGCCGAACGGTGAGTACGGCTTCCTGCAGGGCACTTCGATGGCCTCGCCGCACGCCGCGGGCGTCGCCGCGCTGCTGAAGTCGACGCATCCCAAGGCGAGCCCGGCCCAACTGCAGGCACTGCTCAAGGCGCAGGCGGACGCCACGAGCTGCCCGGCCTCCTACGACCAGAACGGCGACGGCACACAGGACGCGGTGTGCGAGGGCGGCACCCGGGCCAACGGGTTCTACGGCTTCGGCATCGTCAACGCGCTGCGCGCGGTCAAGTGA
- a CDS encoding CoA transferase: MTGIKFVVREGALQGRLPAQQLARTCVGECALAAAELGARRAGLAEVPTVRVDDGAVATAFLSERHLLINGRAPVNFAPMSRFWRTADGWVRTHANYPHHRARLLQALGVPEDPAAVEAALAERSALDVEDAVHAAGGLAVALRSPEEWAAHPQAAEVAKRPLVERGRLDTARVRAFAPIGTTPLLPAAGLRVLDLTRVLAGPVATRTLALFGADVLRLDSPRLPELADQHADTGFGKRSATLDLAADRQTFEELLAAADVVVTGYRPGALDRFGLSPEALAERRPGVVVAQLSAWGGYGPWRERRGFDSLVQAATGIAVLEGSPDRPGALPAQALDHGTGYLLAAAVLRALTEQSYEGGSRFVRLALARTAKWMTDGMDGTAARDAVSEPYDGPEPWLAETDSALGRLRYALSPVSFDGGPQDWARPPVPWGTDAARLR; encoded by the coding sequence ATGACAGGAATCAAGTTTGTGGTGCGGGAGGGCGCTCTTCAGGGGCGCCTTCCCGCACAGCAGTTGGCGCGGACCTGTGTGGGTGAGTGCGCGCTGGCCGCCGCCGAACTGGGGGCGCGGCGGGCCGGGCTCGCCGAGGTGCCGACGGTGCGGGTGGACGACGGGGCGGTCGCCACCGCCTTCCTGAGCGAGCGTCACCTGTTGATCAATGGGCGCGCTCCGGTCAACTTCGCACCAATGTCCCGGTTCTGGCGGACGGCGGACGGGTGGGTCCGCACGCACGCGAACTATCCGCACCACCGCGCGCGACTGCTCCAGGCACTGGGGGTGCCGGAGGACCCGGCGGCTGTGGAGGCGGCGCTGGCCGAGCGGTCCGCCCTGGACGTCGAGGACGCCGTGCACGCGGCCGGAGGTCTCGCCGTCGCCCTGCGCTCTCCCGAGGAGTGGGCCGCGCACCCGCAGGCGGCCGAGGTGGCGAAACGGCCGCTGGTCGAGCGGGGGCGGCTGGACACGGCACGCGTGCGTGCGTTCGCGCCGATCGGCACCACTCCCCTGCTGCCGGCCGCGGGCCTGCGCGTCCTGGACCTGACGCGGGTTCTCGCGGGACCGGTCGCCACCCGGACCCTCGCCCTGTTCGGCGCGGACGTGCTGCGCCTGGACTCGCCCCGGCTGCCCGAACTGGCCGACCAGCACGCCGACACGGGTTTCGGGAAGCGGTCGGCGACGCTCGACCTGGCCGCCGACCGGCAGACGTTCGAGGAACTGCTCGCGGCGGCGGACGTGGTCGTCACCGGATACCGGCCGGGCGCGCTGGACCGGTTCGGGCTGTCACCCGAAGCGCTGGCGGAGCGGCGGCCCGGGGTGGTCGTGGCGCAGTTGTCGGCGTGGGGCGGGTACGGGCCATGGCGTGAACGGCGGGGCTTCGACAGCCTCGTGCAGGCGGCCACCGGGATCGCGGTGCTGGAGGGTTCGCCGGACCGGCCGGGCGCGCTGCCCGCGCAGGCCCTCGACCACGGGACGGGTTATCTGCTGGCGGCGGCCGTGCTGCGGGCGCTGACCGAGCAGTCGTACGAGGGCGGGAGCCGGTTCGTGCGGCTGGCGCTGGCACGGACGGCCAAGTGGATGACCGACGGCATGGACGGCACCGCGGCGCGCGACGCCGTGAGCGAGCCGTACGACGGACCTGAGCCCTGGTTGGCGGAGACGGACAGCGCGCTCGGGCGGCTGCGATACGCCCTGTCGCCGGTGTCCTTCGACGGCGGTCCGCAGGACTGGGCGCGGCCACCGGTGCCGTGGGGAACGGATGCCGCGCGCCTGCGCTGA
- a CDS encoding zinc-dependent alcohol dehydrogenase family protein, whose translation MRATTIHAPYDMRVEDVPEPVVQLPTDAVLRVLRACICGSDLWAYRGEAARQPGQRIGHEFLGLVEEIGSEVGTLSRGDLVVAPFMWSDGVCDYCREGLTTSCEHGGFWGSVGYDGGQGEAVRVPFADGTLVRLPKEAASDDHLLSSLLTLSDVLGTGHHAAFGAGARPGATVAVVGDGAVGLCAVLAAKRLGAERIIALGRHQVRTDIARRFGATDVVAERGDAAVEAVRALTRGQGAHAVVEAVGTEQSMRTAVGITRDGGAIGFVGVPHGSGTGVDLGVLFDRNIALRGGVAPVRAYIPELLPDVLDGTVDASPVFDMTVDLEGVPAGYKAMDERTALKVLVTN comes from the coding sequence ATGCGCGCCACCACCATCCACGCCCCGTACGACATGCGCGTGGAGGACGTGCCCGAGCCCGTGGTGCAACTGCCCACCGACGCCGTGCTCCGGGTGCTGCGCGCCTGCATCTGCGGCAGCGACCTGTGGGCCTACCGCGGCGAGGCGGCCCGGCAGCCGGGCCAAAGGATCGGCCACGAGTTCCTCGGCCTGGTGGAGGAGATCGGCTCCGAGGTCGGCACCCTCAGCCGCGGTGACCTCGTCGTCGCGCCCTTCATGTGGTCCGACGGCGTCTGCGACTACTGCCGCGAAGGCCTGACCACCTCCTGCGAGCACGGCGGATTCTGGGGTTCCGTCGGCTACGACGGCGGCCAGGGCGAGGCCGTGCGCGTCCCCTTCGCCGACGGCACCCTCGTACGGCTGCCCAAGGAGGCGGCTTCCGACGACCACCTGCTGTCCTCCCTGCTGACCCTCTCCGACGTCCTGGGCACCGGTCACCACGCGGCCTTCGGCGCCGGGGCCCGCCCGGGCGCCACGGTCGCCGTCGTCGGCGACGGAGCCGTCGGCCTGTGCGCGGTGCTCGCCGCCAAGCGGCTCGGCGCCGAACGGATCATCGCCCTGGGCCGTCACCAGGTCCGCACCGACATCGCGCGCCGCTTCGGTGCCACGGACGTCGTCGCGGAGCGCGGGGACGCGGCCGTCGAGGCCGTCCGCGCACTCACCCGCGGCCAGGGCGCGCACGCCGTCGTCGAGGCCGTCGGCACCGAACAGTCCATGCGTACGGCTGTCGGCATCACCCGCGACGGCGGTGCCATCGGCTTCGTCGGTGTGCCGCACGGCAGCGGCACCGGCGTCGACCTCGGCGTCTTGTTCGACCGGAACATCGCCCTGCGCGGCGGGGTCGCGCCGGTCCGTGCCTACATCCCCGAGCTGCTCCCCGACGTCCTGGACGGCACCGTCGACGCGTCACCCGTCTTCGACATGACCGTCGACCTGGAGGGCGTCCCCGCCGGCTACAAGGCGATGGACGAGCGCACCGCGCTCAAGGTCCTCGTCACCAACTAG